One window of Papio anubis isolate 15944 chromosome 10, Panubis1.0, whole genome shotgun sequence genomic DNA carries:
- the UBE2F gene encoding NEDD8-conjugating enzyme UBE2F isoform X7 produces MMGWSDFIRNKTPCSQTQKYREQLVTLHEPCSYSASPPKVKCLTKIWHPNITETGEICLSLLREHSIDGTGWAPTRTLKDVVWGLNSLFTDLLNFDDPLNIEAAEHHLRDKSPMLLLHRRTSGIKWTTTSSVMPDDKRGRLQAHGLCYSLSLT; encoded by the exons ATGATGGGCTGGTCAGATTTCATCAGGAATAAAACCCCATGTTCTCAAACCCAGAAGTACCGAGAGCAGCTGGTGACTCTGCATGAACCATGTTCCTACTCTGCTTCT cctcccaaagtgaaatgCCTGACCAAGATCTGGCACCCCAACATCACAGAGACAGGGGAAATATGTCTGAG TTTACTGAGAGAACATTCGATTGATGGCACTGGCTGGGCTCCCACAAGAACATTAAAG gatGTCGTTTGGGGATTAAACTCTTTGTTTACT gATCTTTTGAATTTTGATGATCCACTGAATATTGAAGCTGCAGAACATCATTTGCGGGACAAG TCCCCAATGCTCTTACTACACAGGAGGACTTCCGGAATAAAGTGGACGACTACATCAAGCGTTATGCCAGATGATAAAAGGGGACGATTGCAGGCCCATGGACTGTGTTACAGTTTGTCTCTAACGTGA